Proteins encoded in a region of the Pseudomonas denitrificans (nom. rej.) genome:
- the eutC gene encoding ethanolamine ammonia-lyase subunit EutC: MSDSFTPNPWQELRRLTSARIALGRAGTSLPTGAQLDFQFAHAQARDAVHLPFERDGLAAQLVERGRDTLLLHSAAADRDTYLQRPDLGRRLNEESVEILRRHADRHPQGYDLAVVIADGLSSLAVQRHSLPFLERMEEQARNEGWSLSPVALVQQGRVAVADEVAELLRAKMVVILIGERPGLSSPDSLGLYFTWAPKVGLNDAYRNCISNVRLEGLSYGLATHRLLYLMREACRRRLSGVNLKDEAELPALEGESAGRTGNFLIGG, from the coding sequence ATGAGCGACAGCTTCACCCCCAACCCCTGGCAGGAACTGCGCCGCCTGACCTCCGCGCGCATCGCCCTGGGCCGCGCCGGCACCAGCCTGCCGACCGGCGCGCAACTGGACTTCCAGTTCGCCCACGCCCAGGCGCGCGACGCCGTGCACCTGCCCTTCGAGCGTGACGGCCTCGCCGCGCAGCTGGTCGAGCGCGGCCGCGACACCTTGCTGCTGCATAGTGCCGCCGCCGACCGCGACACCTACCTGCAACGCCCTGACCTGGGCCGCCGGCTGAATGAGGAATCGGTGGAGATTCTGCGTCGCCACGCTGACCGTCACCCACAGGGTTATGACCTCGCCGTGGTGATCGCCGACGGTCTCTCGTCGCTCGCGGTGCAACGTCACAGCCTGCCCTTCCTCGAACGCATGGAGGAACAGGCGCGCAACGAAGGCTGGAGCCTGTCGCCGGTCGCGCTGGTGCAACAAGGCCGGGTCGCGGTGGCCGACGAAGTCGCCGAGTTGCTGCGGGCGAAGATGGTGGTGATCCTGATCGGCGAGCGCCCCGGCCTGTCCTCGCCCGACAGCCTGGGCCTGTACTTCACCTGGGCGCCGAAGGTCGGCCTGAACGACGCCTACCGCAACTGCATCTCCAACGTGCGGCTGGAAGGCCTGAGCTACGGCCTCGCCACCCACCGCCTGCTCTACCTGATGCGCGAAGCCTGCCGCCGTCGGCTGTCGGGGGTGAACCTGAAGGACGAGGCAGAACTCCCGGCACTGGAGGGCGAAAGCGCCGGCAGGACTGGCAACTTTCTTATCGGTGGCTGA